A window from Candidatus Omnitrophota bacterium encodes these proteins:
- a CDS encoding alginate export family protein, producing the protein MRIRIFGAIILLVLSVAMVINISYAETKFKYGLTERIRHEYWKNWKDMSNSQLDTRNFFRIKSSLWGQMDIEEDLTFYVKLTNEFRAHTFFEGTSPTYPDKTASKKGYRFNIDEVVFDNLYMDMKNFLDLPLDLRIGRQDFLGTYGEGFLIMDGTPQDGSRTFYFNAAKASWKINEKNILDFIYINNPRDEEFLPIINENKLPSALYPYKDKMPVNLNTTDEEGFVLYWKNKDIENLALENYYIFKKEDDEGGVGAQAKESEINTLGTFAKYNLSPFTLRGQFAYQFGEDGDDDRRGFGGYGYIDHEFKDLTWNPKASIGFAYLSGDKRGDNKNQGWDPLFSRWPWLSELYVLSMAAETRIPGYWTNLQAYSASLFLTPTQKTKLSLWYHFLRANAQVAASSIFSGEGKNRGHLPQLRLDYTINKNISTYLLAEYLIPGNFYADDDPALFTRLEVSIKF; encoded by the coding sequence ATGAGGATAAGGATTTTTGGGGCGATTATTTTGCTAGTGCTGTCAGTGGCAATGGTTATAAACATTTCTTACGCTGAGACAAAATTTAAATATGGTCTTACCGAACGCATCAGACACGAATACTGGAAGAACTGGAAAGATATGAGTAACTCTCAGTTAGATACCCGTAATTTTTTCCGTATTAAGAGTTCTCTCTGGGGACAGATGGATATTGAAGAAGACCTTACTTTCTATGTCAAACTTACTAATGAATTCAGGGCGCATACTTTTTTTGAAGGAACCTCACCAACCTATCCGGATAAGACTGCTAGCAAAAAGGGGTATCGCTTCAACATTGATGAAGTGGTTTTTGATAACCTGTATATGGATATGAAAAATTTCCTTGACCTGCCTTTGGATTTGAGGATCGGAAGACAGGACTTTCTAGGAACCTATGGTGAAGGATTTCTGATTATGGATGGAACTCCTCAAGATGGTTCGCGGACCTTTTATTTCAATGCGGCTAAGGCTTCGTGGAAGATAAATGAGAAGAATATCCTCGATTTTATTTATATAAATAATCCGCGCGATGAAGAATTCTTGCCGATTATAAATGAAAATAAATTACCTAGTGCTCTTTATCCCTACAAAGACAAGATGCCTGTAAACTTGAATACCACTGATGAGGAAGGTTTTGTTTTATATTGGAAAAATAAAGACATCGAAAATTTAGCATTAGAAAACTACTATATTTTTAAAAAAGAAGACGATGAAGGTGGTGTAGGGGCCCAAGCAAAAGAATCAGAGATTAATACTTTGGGAACCTTTGCCAAATACAACCTTTCTCCGTTTACTTTACGTGGACAATTTGCCTACCAATTTGGAGAAGACGGAGATGATGACCGTCGGGGATTTGGTGGTTATGGCTACATTGACCATGAATTTAAAGACCTTACTTGGAATCCCAAGGCAAGCATCGGTTTTGCTTATCTTTCAGGAGATAAACGAGGTGATAACAAAAACCAAGGTTGGGATCCGCTGTTTTCTCGCTGGCCATGGTTATCCGAGTTATATGTGTTGAGCATGGCTGCGGAAACGCGCATTCCGGGTTATTGGACAAACTTGCAAGCCTATAGTGCTTCGTTATTTTTAACCCCCACCCAAAAAACTAAATTAAGTTTATGGTATCACTTCTTGAGAGCCAATGCCCAGGTTGCTGCCAGTTCAATTTTCTCCGGCGAGGGTAAAAACAGAGGCCATTTACCCCAGCTTAGATTAGATTATACTATCAATAAAAATATCTCTACCTA